The following coding sequences lie in one Halorarum halophilum genomic window:
- a CDS encoding isocitrate/isopropylmalate dehydrogenase family protein, which produces MSGEEIIVVPGDGIGTEVVPAARRMLEHVGEFSFVEADAGDAVKAETGEALPEETYDLVAAADATLFGAAGETAADVILPLREAVDSFVNVRPARAYPGVDAVRPETDVVFLRENTEGVYSGHEDRLSDDLSTLTRVITTSASERLAEFACEFVADRDADGFHVVHKANVMRETDGRFREAVLRVAEERGVDADEVLMDAFATHVCLDPTRFDTVVCPNLAGDVLSDLAAGLVGGLGLLPSANIGPERGLFEPVHGTAPDIAGEGVANPAAAILSAAMLLEFLGHEEDGADVRAAVEDVLSDGPRTPDLGGDAGTDEVTDAVLDRL; this is translated from the coding sequence ATGTCCGGCGAGGAGATCATCGTCGTCCCCGGCGACGGCATCGGAACCGAGGTCGTTCCCGCTGCAAGGCGTATGCTGGAGCACGTAGGCGAGTTCTCGTTCGTCGAGGCCGACGCGGGCGACGCCGTGAAGGCGGAGACCGGGGAGGCGCTCCCCGAGGAGACGTACGACCTCGTCGCCGCCGCGGACGCGACGCTGTTCGGCGCGGCCGGCGAGACGGCCGCGGACGTCATCCTCCCGCTGCGCGAGGCGGTGGACTCGTTCGTGAACGTCCGGCCCGCCCGCGCGTACCCCGGCGTCGACGCGGTCCGGCCCGAGACCGACGTCGTCTTCCTGCGCGAGAACACCGAGGGCGTGTACTCGGGCCACGAGGACCGGCTCTCGGACGACCTCTCGACGCTCACGCGGGTGATCACCACCTCGGCGTCCGAACGGCTCGCCGAGTTCGCGTGCGAGTTCGTCGCCGACCGCGACGCGGACGGCTTCCACGTCGTCCACAAGGCGAACGTGATGCGCGAGACCGACGGGCGCTTCCGCGAGGCCGTCCTCCGGGTGGCCGAGGAGCGCGGGGTCGATGCCGACGAGGTGCTGATGGACGCGTTCGCGACGCACGTCTGTCTCGACCCGACGCGGTTCGACACGGTCGTCTGCCCGAACCTGGCGGGCGACGTGCTCTCTGACCTCGCGGCGGGACTGGTCGGCGGGCTCGGGCTGCTCCCGTCGGCGAACATCGGCCCGGAGCGCGGGCTGTTCGAACCGGTCCACGGCACCGCCCCGGACATCGCCGGCGAGGGCGTCGCGAACCCGGCAGCGGCGATCCTGTCGGCAGCGATGCTGCTGGAGTTCCTGGGCCACGAGGAGGACGGCGCGGACGTCCGCGCGGCCGTCGAGGACGTCCTCTCGGACGGGCCGCGAACGCCCGACCTCGGCGGGGACGCGGGAACCGACGAGGTGACCGACGCGGTGCTCGACCGCCTGTAA